CGATTCGTGAATCGGGCATTCGCGACAAATATCATTGCATGATAGCGGGCGTTGAGAGTGAAGACGGCACGTTGATGGTTCCCGATGTAAATGCTCCGCTCAAAGAAGGTGATGTTGTTTGGGTGGTAGGTGAAAAAGAGGATGTGTACCAATTAGTCGATCAAAAAAACGAAAAAGTGCAAGCCGGATAAGAATGGAATACTTATTTTTGCAACGATAAAAACTTAAAATAATAATATCATGAAGAGTGATCCGAAAGAATGTCTGTATTGCCAGAACAATGAAACGTTGCATAATCTGATGATTGAGATTGCGCAATTGAGTGTGTCACGTGTGTTCCTGTTTAAAGAACAAACATATCGTGGACGTTGTCTTGTTGCTTACAAAGAACATGTGAACGATTTAAATGAATTGAGTGATGAAGACCGTAATGCTTTTATGGCAGATGTAGCGCGTGTCACTCGTGCCATGCAAAAAGCTTTCCAACCGGAAAAGATTAATTATGGTGCTTACTCAGATAAATTGTCTCATCTGCATTTTCATTTAGCGCCTAAATATGTGGATGGACCTGATTATGGAGGTATATTCCAAATGAACCCGGGAAAGGTTTATCTGACTGACGCAGAATATCAGGAATTGATTGATGCTGTTAAAGCAAATCTATAAATAGAAATATGGAGTTCATCTTGAATTCTATTTTCTCTTTATATCATATTTGTATAACGTCCAATGGTAAGATTACTATCTTAGCAGTCAAAAAGAAACAGTCCCTTCCATGTATAATTGCATACGGGGAAGAGTCTGTTTTATAACCAAAATTGTAGCCGGAAGTCCAGTGTAGAGTTGTGTGTGGCCGGCGTATTATTAGTGTTTAAAAACAATGATGAACGGTGAACAAACTATGCTATATCCGCAGGCTTGTTCACCGTTCATTGTTGAATCTGTGATGTATTTTCCGTTATTTATCCTCTTCTTCAAAATCGAAATCAAAGTCAAAATCATCCATGAATTCCGGGGTTGTAAATTCTTCCAGTTCCCGGCGATCTTTCTTGGTCGGGCGTCCGGTTCCACGTGCACGATCTACGAATCCGCTGATTTTACTCATTTCAAGCAGCTCATATTGATCGGGAGTAGTTACGTTTTCCATCATTTCCGATACGAGCTTGGCACCTACACGTTTTTCAATAGTTTGTAATACCTTGAATGAGTAGGTGATAGGCGGTTTCTTCACTTGAATAACGTCTCCCGGTTTTATCATGCGGGCAGCTTTGACCAGAGAACCGTTGATGGTAATTCGTCCTTTTTTGCAGGCTTCTGCTGCAATCGTACGTGTTTTGAAGATGCGGACAGCCCACATCCATTTATCTATTCTTGCTTCGGCCATTTTAGTTAGTTATTTAGTGATAAGTAATTCGTTGGTTAGTATCTCAGTTGACGTTGTCATTTATCGCTAACCGTTCATTGCTATCTTTATTTTTATAGGACTAGTCCATTATTTTTTATTGAACTGGTTCATCGTGATGTCAATGCCGGCGAGGCAGAAACTTTTTATAATTTCTCCTGCCATCTCCAGTCTTTCATCCATTGTTTTCCAATCTTCGTCAGTGAAGTGTCCGAGTACATAATCAACCTGTCCGCCACGTGGAAAATCATTTCCGATACCAAACCGCAGTCGGGCATAGTTTTGAGTACCCAAAGTAGCGGCGATATGCTTCAACCCATTATGCCCTGCATCACTCCCTTTTCCTTTTAGGCGTAAAGTACCAAAGGGAAGAGCCAGATCATCTACTATGATCAGTACATTTTCCAATGGAATATTTTCTTTCTGCATCCAATAGCGAACGGCCAGTCCGCTCAGGTTCATAAAAGTTGATGGCTTAAGCAGAATTAACTGGCGTCCTTTGATAGAAAAGCTGGTAGTGAATCCATATCGTCCATCCATAAAAGGAGGAGCGTTATTGATTCTGGCCAATGCTTCTACTGCCATGAATCCGATATTATGTCGGGTTTCATGATATTCGGGACCAATGTTTCCCAGTCCGACAACTAAGTATTTTATCATCGTTTTTCCGTAAAACAGTTCATTAATATAGAAAGAGAAACGCAGATTAATACAAATTAATGCAGACTGAACATCTGCTTTAATCTGCATTAATCTGCGTTTGAAGTATATCTCTTTACAGGGATAATCTCAATTACTTACCAGCGGCGGCTGCTGCACCTCTTGCTGCACGAGTCAACTTAACAGCACATACAACGGCTTCTTTAGCACTGATCAGTTCAAGACCTTCGAAGCTCAGTTCGCCAACTTTAACAGTCTTACCCAATCCCAGGTGAGAAACGTTAACGATCAACTTTTCAGGAATTACATTGTACAAAGCTTTCACTTTGATCTTACGCATTTGCAGTGCAAGTTTACCACCGGCTTTCACACCTTCTGCAAGACCTTCCAACTGTACAGGAACTTCCATTACGATAGGTTTAGCTTCATCGATTTGGTAGAAGTCAACGTGCAGGATAGTATCTTTTACCGGGTGGAACTGAATATCTTTCAGGATAGCGTTTACTTTTTTGCCATCGATAATCAGGTCTACAACGTAGATGTGCGGAGTGTAAACCAAGTTACGAAGTCCTTCGTTAGTCACTGTGAAGTGAACTACTTCATTACCTCCGTAAAGTACACAAGGTACACCACCATTCTTACGAATTTCTTTCAAAGCTCTTGCTTGTTCAGAAGAGCGTTCTGCAATTGTTCTTGCAGTTCCTTTTACTTCAATTGATTTCATTTCTTTAAAAAATTGTGTTACTCTAAATTAAGTTAGTTTGCTTAATTCACCATCACACGATGTGGATTATCACACGATGTTGCAAAAAAGCGGTGCAAAAGTACATCTTTTTTTTGAAATATCAAAGAGTTACTTTCTTAAAAGTCAATATCAATCTTAATTTCGCTCTCCAATTTGTTTTCCTGAGCTTCTTCGATTGCTTTCCGTTCACTTTCTTCATCAGCTTCGATATTCAGGCGGGCAATATATTCGTTCGCGTCGTTGCACTCAATGAAATTGACTGCTTCTTCGAGTCCTGCCATAAACTTCTGAAAGTCCTCCCTGTATAGGAAGATTTTGTGTTTCTCGAAACTAACTTGAGAATCATCACCTTCTCCCGTTATCACTTTTTTGCTCTCTGTAATAGCCAGGAACATTTCATCTTTACGATTCTTTTTTACGTCGAGGTAATAGATGCGTTTACCTGCTTTAATGGACTTGGAGAATACGATCTCCTTATCATTCATGTCTGCGCTCATTTTCTTTTTTAAATCTTCCATATCTTTCGGTCCGTTTATAATCGGCTTCAAAATTGGATATTTTTTTTAAACTGTCAAAAGAAAAAGCGCAGAGAATCAAATACTGCATTAAAAAATGTGATTTATTAGTGGAAACTCATTAAAAATATCTACTTTTGCAGTTCGATAACAACAGTATTAATTTGAATTATGATCAACAGAGTTCTTATTCGTCTTAAGATTATACAGATAGTATATGCCTATTATCAGAATGGCAGCAAAAATCTAGACTCAGCGGAGAAAGAGTTATTCTTTAGTCTTTCAAAGGCGTATGACCTTTACAACTATTTGTTAATGCTGATGATAGCATTGACAGAGTATGCACAAAAACGTATCGATACGGCAAAAGCTAAATTGGCACCTACGAAAGAGGAATTGTATCCTAATAGGAAATTCGTAGATAACAAGTTTATTGCTCAATTGGAAGTCAATAAGCAATTGGTCGATTTTATAGCTAATCAGAAAAGAACCTGGACAAACGACCAGGACTTTATCAAAGAGCTTTATGAGAAAATTGTAGAAACCGATATCTATAAAGATTATATGGCTTCTGATGACAACTCATATGAGGCTGATCGTGAATTGTGGAGAAAAATCTATAAGACATACATCTTTAATAATGATTCTCTCGACCAGGTATTGGAAGACCAGAGTTTGTATTGGAATGATGATAAAGAAATTGTGGACACATTCGTCTTGAAAACAATCAAACGCTTTGATGAAAAGAAGGGCGCCAACCAGGAACTGCTTCCGGAATTTAAGGATGACGAAGATCAGGAGTTTGCACGTCGTCTGTTCCGTCGTACTATTTTGAATTCTGACTATTACCGTCATTTGGTTAGTGAGAATACAAAAAACTGGGATCTGGACCGTATCGCATTTATGGATGTAATCATTATGCAGACTGCATTAGCAGAAATTCTTAGTTTCCCGAACATTCCGGTCAGTGTTTCGTTAAATGAATATGTAGAGATTGCAAAGTTATATAGCACCGCTAAAAGCGGTAGCTTTATCAACGGCACGCTGGATGGAATAGTTAATCAATTAAAAAAAGAAGGTAAGTTGACTAAAAACTGATACCTTTGTCCATATAGTAGAAACTAAAACAGATTATTTATGAACGTATTGACTGTATTATTGCAAGCTCCTGCCAGTGCTGCCGGAGGTGGAAGTATGATGTGGATCATGCTGGTAGCTATGTTTGTTATCATGTATTTCTTTATGATCCGTCCTCAAAATAAGAAGCAAAAAGAAATAGCTAATTTCCGTAAATCTCTTCAGGTAAATCAGAATGTGATTACTGCAGGTGGTATCCATGGAACAATCAAGGAAATTACTGACGACTATATAGTACTTGAGATTGCTTCTAATGTAAAGATTAAAATAGACAAGAATTCTATATTCGCTGATGCTTCAGCGGCTAGCAATCAATCTAAATAAATAGTTGGTAAATAAATGCCTATGTTTGATCGTAGGAATGTAAAATATACATATTTAAAACTATCTAAGAGAATTAAGGATTTTCTGCTCAGTGATAAGAGCAGAGAGTTCTTAATTTTTTTATTTTTCTTCTTGATAGCCGGTGGATTCTGGTTGCTTCAGACGCTTAATAATGACTATGAAGCGGAGTTTTCTATTCCGGTGCGAATGAAAGATCTTCCTAACAATGTAGTGTTGACTTCGGAACCTCCTTCCGAACTTCGTGTCAGAGTGAAAGATAAAGGAACAGTGCTTCTCAATTATATGTTGGGGAAGAGTTTCTTTCCAGTCAATCTAGGTTTTCTTGATTATAAAGGAAAAGATAATCATGTGAAGATTTATGCTTCCGATTTTGAGAAAAAAATATTAAGCCAACTGAATGTGTCCTCCAAAATTCTATCGATCAAGCCTGATACATTAGAATATATCTATTCCGAAGGAAAGTCCAAGCTGGTTCCTGTTCGTTTTCAGGGAAAAGTCACGGCTGGACTTCAATATTATGTATCAGATACAATTTGTAATCCGGACTCTGTATTGGTTTATGCTCCGGAAGGAATTTTGGATACTATCACAACTGCATATATTCAAAATATAACTTTGGAGAATATATCCGATACAACCCGGCGACGAATTCCGCTGACTTCGGAAAGAGGAGTGAAGTTTGTTCCGGCTTCGGTAGAAATGACTTTCCCGGTGGATATTTATACGGAGAAAACGGTCGAAGTGCCATTACATGGAGTTAATTTTCCGGCAGATAAGGTGTTGCGTACTTTTCCTTCCAAAGTTCAGATTACTTTTCAAGTGGGGTTAAAACGGTTCCGCAGTATAAAAGCAAGCGATTTTATCATCAATATCTCTTATGAAGAATTGCTGAAGCTTGGCTCTGATAAATATACGGTTAAATTGAAGTCGGTTCCAAGTGGAATAAATCAGATACGTATTGTTCCCGAGCAAGTGGACTTCCTGATAGAACAAATTACTTCTAATGGCGATTAAAATTGGCATAACCGGTGGCATTGGTAGTGGAAAAAGTGTTGTTTCCAGACTACTCGGAATAATGGGAATATCTGTCTATATATCAGATATAGAAGCAAAGCGCATCACACAGACAGATCCGGTGATTCGCCGGGGGCTTTGTGACCTGGTTGGTCAGGATATGTTTCAGAGTGGAGAGTTGAATCGTCCTCTATTGGCATCCTATATGTTCGGTCATCCGGATCGCGTGCAGAAAGTGAATGCGATTATTCATCCGCAAGTGAAAGAAGATTTTCGCCAATGGGCTGCCCGGTTGGAAAGCGAACAGTTGGTGGGTATGGAGTCTGCTATACTTGTAGAAGCTGGTTTTAAGAATGAAGTTGATTTTCTGGTTATGGTATATGCACCGCTGGAAGTGAGAGTGGGACGTGCTGTAAAGCGGGATTGTTCGTCAAGAGAACTGGTGATGAAGCGTATTGAAGCTCAAATGAGTGATGAAGTTAAGAGAGGGCATGCCGATTTCGTGATAGTAAATGATGATGAAACACCGTTAATTCCACAGGTTTTGAAGCTTATTTCTTTGCTATCTAAAAATAATCATTACCTTTGCTCCGCAAAAAAATAATTAATAAATAAAAAGATATATACTATGTTGAAGACTATCTTGTCTATCTCAGGTAAACCGGGATTATACAAACTTATTTCGCAAGGAAAAAATATGTTGATTGTTGAATCAGTCAATGCAGAAAAGAAACGTTTCCCCGCTTATGGTAATGAAAAAATTATCTCTTTGGCAGATATAGCAATGTACACGGACGATGCAGAAGTTCCTTTGTATGATGTGCTGGAGTCAATAAAAGAGAAAGAAAAATCAGCGCAGGCTTCTATTGATCCGAAAAAAGCTACTCCCGAACAATTGCGTGAATACTTGGCTGAGGTATTACCTAACTTTGATCGTGAACGTGTATACGTAGCCGATATCAAGAAATTGGTTGCTTGGTATAACATCTTGATCTCTAATGGAATTACAGAATTCAAACCGGAAGGAGAAGTTCAGGAAGAAGCAGCTGCAGAATAATCTGTATCGTTTATTCAATCGAAATAGCAAACATGATAATCATTTAGGA
The Bacteroides luhongzhouii DNA segment above includes these coding regions:
- the pth gene encoding aminoacyl-tRNA hydrolase, coding for MKYLVVGLGNIGPEYHETRHNIGFMAVEALARINNAPPFMDGRYGFTTSFSIKGRQLILLKPSTFMNLSGLAVRYWMQKENIPLENVLIIVDDLALPFGTLRLKGKGSDAGHNGLKHIAATLGTQNYARLRFGIGNDFPRGGQVDYVLGHFTDEDWKTMDERLEMAGEIIKSFCLAGIDITMNQFNKK
- the yajC gene encoding preprotein translocase subunit YajC — protein: MNVLTVLLQAPASAAGGGSMMWIMLVAMFVIMYFFMIRPQNKKQKEIANFRKSLQVNQNVITAGGIHGTIKEITDDYIVLEIASNVKIKIDKNSIFADASAASNQSK
- a CDS encoding PUR family DNA/RNA-binding protein, whose product is MEDLKKKMSADMNDKEIVFSKSIKAGKRIYYLDVKKNRKDEMFLAITESKKVITGEGDDSQVSFEKHKIFLYREDFQKFMAGLEEAVNFIECNDANEYIARLNIEADEESERKAIEEAQENKLESEIKIDIDF
- a CDS encoding CdaR family protein — encoded protein: MFDRRNVKYTYLKLSKRIKDFLLSDKSREFLIFLFFFLIAGGFWLLQTLNNDYEAEFSIPVRMKDLPNNVVLTSEPPSELRVRVKDKGTVLLNYMLGKSFFPVNLGFLDYKGKDNHVKIYASDFEKKILSQLNVSSKILSIKPDTLEYIYSEGKSKLVPVRFQGKVTAGLQYYVSDTICNPDSVLVYAPEGILDTITTAYIQNITLENISDTTRRRIPLTSERGVKFVPASVEMTFPVDIYTEKTVEVPLHGVNFPADKVLRTFPSKVQITFQVGLKRFRSIKASDFIINISYEELLKLGSDKYTVKLKSVPSGINQIRIVPEQVDFLIEQITSNGD
- a CDS encoding DUF5606 domain-containing protein — protein: MLKTILSISGKPGLYKLISQGKNMLIVESVNAEKKRFPAYGNEKIISLADIAMYTDDAEVPLYDVLESIKEKEKSAQASIDPKKATPEQLREYLAEVLPNFDRERVYVADIKKLVAWYNILISNGITEFKPEGEVQEEAAAE
- the nusB gene encoding transcription antitermination factor NusB, whose product is MINRVLIRLKIIQIVYAYYQNGSKNLDSAEKELFFSLSKAYDLYNYLLMLMIALTEYAQKRIDTAKAKLAPTKEELYPNRKFVDNKFIAQLEVNKQLVDFIANQKRTWTNDQDFIKELYEKIVETDIYKDYMASDDNSYEADRELWRKIYKTYIFNNDSLDQVLEDQSLYWNDDKEIVDTFVLKTIKRFDEKKGANQELLPEFKDDEDQEFARRLFRRTILNSDYYRHLVSENTKNWDLDRIAFMDVIIMQTALAEILSFPNIPVSVSLNEYVEIAKLYSTAKSGSFINGTLDGIVNQLKKEGKLTKN
- a CDS encoding HIT family protein, with translation MKSDPKECLYCQNNETLHNLMIEIAQLSVSRVFLFKEQTYRGRCLVAYKEHVNDLNELSDEDRNAFMADVARVTRAMQKAFQPEKINYGAYSDKLSHLHFHLAPKYVDGPDYGGIFQMNPGKVYLTDAEYQELIDAVKANL
- the coaE gene encoding dephospho-CoA kinase (Dephospho-CoA kinase (CoaE) performs the final step in coenzyme A biosynthesis.) → MAIKIGITGGIGSGKSVVSRLLGIMGISVYISDIEAKRITQTDPVIRRGLCDLVGQDMFQSGELNRPLLASYMFGHPDRVQKVNAIIHPQVKEDFRQWAARLESEQLVGMESAILVEAGFKNEVDFLVMVYAPLEVRVGRAVKRDCSSRELVMKRIEAQMSDEVKRGHADFVIVNDDETPLIPQVLKLISLLSKNNHYLCSAKK
- a CDS encoding 50S ribosomal protein L25/general stress protein Ctc; this encodes MKSIEVKGTARTIAERSSEQARALKEIRKNGGVPCVLYGGNEVVHFTVTNEGLRNLVYTPHIYVVDLIIDGKKVNAILKDIQFHPVKDTILHVDFYQIDEAKPIVMEVPVQLEGLAEGVKAGGKLALQMRKIKVKALYNVIPEKLIVNVSHLGLGKTVKVGELSFEGLELISAKEAVVCAVKLTRAARGAAAAAGK
- a CDS encoding RNA-binding S4 domain-containing protein, with product MAEARIDKWMWAVRIFKTRTIAAEACKKGRITINGSLVKAARMIKPGDVIQVKKPPITYSFKVLQTIEKRVGAKLVSEMMENVTTPDQYELLEMSKISGFVDRARGTGRPTKKDRRELEEFTTPEFMDDFDFDFDFEEEDK